The DNA sequence GCCTCGCGGTCAACGTCATCGAGTGCTGATCGGCCCGGTGAGTGCTCGCTGAGTGTTGACTGCGAGCCGGATACAGATCTGTATCCAGTCCGGCGTGCGATCGTACGCTGACACCATGAGCCTTCTGGACATCCCCTTCCGCACCATCGACGGCGCGGAGACCTCGCTCGCCGAGCACCGCGGCAAGGTGATCCTCCTCGTCAACGTGGCCTCACGGTGCGGCTACTCGCCGCAGTACGAGACGCTGGAGGAGCTACAGGAGACGTACGGCGGCCGCGGCTTCACCGTCGTCGGTGTGCCCAGCAACCAGTTCCTGCAGGAGCTCGGCACGACCGAGGCGATCAAGGAGTACTGCTCGACGACTTGGGGCGTGACCTTCCCGATGACCGAGAAGATGCGGCTCAACGGCCGCTCCGCCCATCCCCTCTTCGTCGAGCTGAAGAAGGCGGAGGACGCCGAGGGCAAGGCGGGAAAGGTCCGCTGGAACTTCGAGAAGTTCCTGATCCTGCCCGACGGGTCGGTACGGCGCTTCCGCAGCAAGGTCGAGCCGGACGACCCGGCGATCGTGGCGCTCATCGAGGACTCGGTGGAGGCGGCCGCCTGAGACCCGGGTCCGGAGCCGTCAGGCCCGGCGGTACCAGCGGCCACCGACCCGCTCGGTCAGACGCCAGGGACCGATGGACGCGAGCGTCCCGATCCGTTGCACCACGTGCTCGGCGACACGGAGCGCCTCCCTCGGGTGGTCGGCGGTGAACCGGACGGTGAGGCGCGCCTCGCCCGCGACCACGTCGACGTTGGAGGCTTCGACCACCGCGAGCTCGCGCCCCGCTGCGACGGCCTCCGGCTCGACGCGCTCCGGCGCGACACCGGGCCCGAGCATGCCGACGGCGACGATCACGCGGAAGCTGGGCACAACCTGAGCCTACGCGTGTGGGTGCGGCATGATCCGCTCTCGGCGCGTACCCTGTCACGGATCGGGGATCGAGGGGAGGACCCGTGTACGAAGAAGGAACCACCGATGAGCTGGACCTGACGGACATCGGGAACGGCAGCGGCCTGAGCGAGGTCGAGCTGGCGGAACTGGCGGAGCTGCTCGAGCAGCGGCGGCGCGGCGATGTGGCCGAGGCGCAACGCCTGGCCGAGTCTCTGGGGAGCCTGCTGGCGTCGCGGTCGGAGTCGACCGCGGACGACGAGCACGATCCGGAGGGCCCGACGCTGTCGTCGGAGTGGAGCCGGTTGGAGGCTCTGCGCGCGGACGCCTCGCAGGACATGATCGCCGTCCGCGAGGCCCTGGAGCGCATCGACCTCGGGACGTACGGCGTGTGCGCACGGTGCTACCGGCCGATCGGGGTGGACCGGCTCCGAGCGCGACCGACCGCGCGGCTCTGCATCACCTGCGCGACGCTCGCGGAGAGCTGACGCTCGCCGGGAGGCGCCGCTCGGGGAGTGCTGCCCCCCGGGCGCACCGCGCCCCGTCGGTCACAGCACGCGCCCCGCACGGTAGACGGCCTCGGTGCGGCTGGACGCCCCGACCTTGCGCAGGATGCTGGACACGTGCACGCTCGCGGTCTTGGCGCTGATGAAGAGCCGCTCGCCGATCTGCTTGTTGCTGAGGCCCTGCTCGATGAGCGCGAGGACCTCCTCCTCTCGCTCGGTGAGCGCCACGCCCCCGCCGGCCGGCACCGGTGCGCGGGAGCCACGTTTGCGGATCAGCGCGTCTGCGGCGGCGGTCAGCAGTCCGATGCCGTGAGCCTCGGCGCTGTCGCGCGCGTCGAGGACGAACTGCTCGGCCTCTCCGCGCCGCCCGGTCGCGAAGGCCACCCGGGCGGCACGCAGGAGCGCATACGGGCGCAGGTGGACCGGTGCGATGGGCTCGTTCGCGGCCGCGATCGCGTGCGCCCAAGCGACAGCGGCCTCGTCGGCGAGGTCCGAGGCCGGCACGGAGTCGCGCGGTTCGACCGCCAGGCGCGCGGTGGCGAGCTCGGCGCGCGCCAGCGGTGCCCACACGCGGGCCGTCGGCCACTCCTCCCGGGTCGCGAGGAGACCGTCGAGGCGGCCGGCCTCGGCGGCGACGTCGATGCCGGATGATGCGGCGTCGCCCTCGGAGGCGAGCTCAGCGAGCGCGCGAGCGGCGATCGCGATGACGGGGAGGTCGTAGCCCGGCATGGTCAGGAACGGCGGCGAGCCGACACCGGAGGTCTCCTCCCACGCGCGCCGGTGGTCACCCACGCCGATCGCGACCTCGCCGACGGCCCGGGCGACGCCGAGCCGGGACTGCAGTTCGATGGGCGCCAGCGTCCGGAACGCGGCCCGGTTGCGCCGGATCAGGTCGTCCGCACCGGGGGCGTCGCCCGACCAGAGCAGGACACGGACCTGCTGCAGCCGGACGCAGAGCTCCGCCCGGGGGTCGAGGCACGTGACGGAGCCGAGCAGCTCGGCAGCGCGGTCGTATCGGCCGAGCGCGGCCATCGCCTCGGCCTGGTTCGCTGCCAGCCAGGCCCCCGCCGTGCGCTCGACCCCACGCTCACGGGCCCGCTCGAGACCCGTCGCGGCGACGCGGACCGCCTCGTCGTACCGCCCGAGCGCGCTGAGCGCGTCCGACGCGTTGACCGCGTAGCGCAGGAGCGGCGCCACCTCGTCGCCCGCGAGCCGGGCGGCCGTGTCGAGTTCGGCTAGTGCCTCGGCGATGCACCCGCACTCGATCAGCGAGCTGCCCAGGATGTTGTGCGCGACCGACCGCATGGCGGCCGGGGCCCCGTCGGCCTCGGCGACCGCCCGGGAGGCGGTCTCGATGGCGGGCTCGAACTCGCCCGCGATCATCTGGCGAGCGGCGAGTTCGGTGAGGAGGTGGGTCCGGAGGGCATCGCCGACCGGGAGCGATCCCGCTGGCACGAGCGCGAGCGCGTCACGGAGGAGTCCGTCGCTGCCCGGCCGGTTCAGGTTCGCCAGGTACTGCGCCTTGTCGCGCAGGAGTCGGGCACGCCGGGAGGGCGGGAGGTCGGCGCCGTGCCGCAGGGCCTCGTCGACGAGCGCGAGCGCCCGGTCGTTGTCGCCCGCGTTGCGCAGGGCGGAGGCGGTCAGCGCCATGACCGCGACCCGGTCGCGCCCGCTGAGCTCTTCCGGGGCGGGGACGCTGTCCCAGAGCTCGAGCATCCGGTCGCCCATGGCGGCCGCGGTCGCGTAAGCGTAGGCGGACTTGGCCTCGTCCATCGCCTCGACCGAGGCGGCGAAGGCGCGGGGCAGGTCGTGGGCGGCGAGCCAGTGCGACGAGAGCTGGACCGCGGAACGATGCGGTTCGGCCTCGAGCGCCTCCGCGAACCGGGCGTGGAACCGGCTGCGCTCCCCCGGCAGCAGGTCGGCGTGGATCGCCTCGCGCACCAGGGCGTGCCGGAAGGAGTACTCGACCGAGTCCGCGGCGAGGAGGTTGGCCGCGATCGCTTCGCGGGCGGCCGCGTCGAGCTCGTCGGCAGGTCCGTCGTAGACGGCCTCGAGCAGCTCGTGGCGGACGCAGGAGCCTCCGGCCGCGATGAGGCGGAGCAGGCGCTGTGCCGGATCGCTGAGTCGCTCGTACCGCGCGAGCAGCAGCTCGCGGAACGTCTCCGGCAGATCGTCGCCGGTGCGGAGGCCGTCGATGCCGACGAGCTCCTCCACGAAGAACGGAACGCCCTCGCTGAGGTCGTTGACCCGCTGGATCGACTCGGGATCGGGGCCATCGGGCCCCCCGCCGCCGATCAGCTGCTCCACGAGCGCGACGACCTGCTCCCGGCCGAGGCGCGACAGCTCCCACCGCGTCACCCGCCGGGTGCGATCGAGCTCGGGGAGGAACGACCGCAGCGGGTGCCCGCGGACCACCTCGTCGCTCCGGTACGTCAGCACGACGAGGATCCGGCCGCGCTCCACCATGCGGAGCACGAAGCGCAGCAGTTCGAGCGTCGAGCTGTCGGCCCAGTGCACGTCCTCGATGGCGAGGACGAGCGGCGCGTCATCGGAGATGTTCTCGAACAGGCGCGTCACCAGCTCGTAGAGCCGCTCCCGGCCCGTCCGCTGCGGCACGGCCTGCTCGTCGGCGAGCTCGGGAAGAAGGGCCGAGAGCACGCCGGCCGACGGCCCGGCGGCCTCGAGGACGGCCGGAAGGCCCCGCTCGTCGATGAGCCGGCGCAGCGCGGTCGCGAAGGGCGCGTACGGGGCGCCGTCGCTGCCGAGGTCGACGCAGCGGCCGAGCAGCACGGTCGCCACCCCCTCCAAACCGGTGAGGAACTCGGAGAGGAGCCGCGACTTGCCGATCCCGGCCTCGCCACCGATCACAACGGCACGCGGTCCACCCGCCGCGGCGAGCGCGAACTCGTCGCGCAAGGCCTCCAGATCGGCCTCGCGGCCGATCATCACGGGGCTCGTCGCCGGTGCTCGCATAGCCTCATCGTGCCACCGGCCACCGACATCCGGGACGCCCCGAAGGATCGCTTCGCCCAGGGCGGAACCCTCGCTCAGCAGCCCGCGTGCGCGAGCTCGCGCGCCGGCTCGGGCGCGACCTCGCGCGCCGGCTCGAGCGCGACCAGCACGGCGGAGGGAGCGTCCGCGATACCCGGGCCGACCGGGGCCCGGCGACCCGAGCCCTCTGCGCTCCGCAGCGCCTCCCGACGCTCCGCAGCGCGGCGCCGCAGCTCCGCCTCCCGCTCGATCTCGGCGAACGCCCTCGCGTTGATCCGGTTCGTCATGAACTCATCTGACAGCATCGTTCCATCCCCTCGTCTGCCTTATCCGATGACCTCAGACTCGTCTCTAAGGCGCCCCCGCCGCATCGGACGAATGCCCTATTCCGCACGACCGGGAGCCTTAGGGAGACGGAGGGATGCTGAGAGGATCGACGGGGGCTTTCGCCGGCCTGCGGCCCGGAGCATCCTGGCAGCATGGCAACCATCAACGAACCGCAGCCGCCGTACCGGGTCGGCTATTTCGTCGGCAGTCTCTCGGAGCACTCGGTGAACCGCACGCTCTCGCGCGCGCTCCTCCGCCTGGCTCCGTCCGAGCTGTCCTTCACCGAGATCCCGATCGGCCGCCTCCCCCTGTACAACCGCGACCTCGACGGCGACTTCCCGGAGGAGGCGCGCGAGTTCAAAGCGCTCATCGCCGAGCAGCAGGCGCTCCTGTTCATCACGCCGGAGTACAACCGGTCCATCCCGGGCGCGCTCAAGAACGCCATCGACTGGGCGAGCCGCCCCTACGGCGAGAACGTGATCGCCCGCAAGGCGACGGCGGTGATCGGCGCCTCGCCGGGGCAGATCGGGACGGCCGTCGGGCAGCAGCACCTGCGCAGCATCCTCAGCTTCCTCCAGGCCCCGCAGATGAATGCGCCCGAGGCCTACATCTGGATGCGCCCGGGCCTCATCGAGCCGGACGGGACCGTCACGGACGCGGGCACGGAGGCCTTCCTGCGCGGCTACATGAACGCCTTCTTCGAGTACATCGAGCGCGTGCTGACCGTCGTGCCCGCCGCTCAGTGAGCCCGGCATGAGACTCGCCGACGAGGTCGAACCGCGCAGCATCGAGCTGCGCACGCTCGCTCGCGCGGCGGGCGAGGACGGTCTCGTCGACCTCGCGGTCGAGGTGACGGACGGCCCCCGGCACTGGCGCCTCGACGGTCCCCTCCTCACCTCGGGCGAGACGGCGGATCTCGCTGCCTGGCTCGCCGGCATCGCCGAGGACACCACTGGCGCGCCGGACGACTGGTCGTCCGTCACGTTTACCGACCCGGCGCTGTCCGCGAGCGGGAGGCGCATCCCGGGAGGGACCGTCGAGCTGCGGGTCGCGGTCCTCCGGATGCGCACCGACAGCGACGCCGTGAGCGACGTCGTCATCGGCCTGCGGACGACCTCGCAGCGGGTGCTCGAGGCCGCCCGCGACCTGGCCGGGGAGCTCTCCTCGCTGGAGGCGTGACGGCGGATGGCGCCGCGCTCAGCGCCCTCCCTCGCGCTTGCGGTGCCGCTGCGCGATCGCCTGCTCGCCGTACGGATAGGCCTCGGCGTGGCGGGCGCTCGCCTCGTCGAGCAGGGTCCGCTGCTCGTCGCTCAACCGGACGTCGGCCGCGCCGAGGTTGTCCTCGAGCTGCTCGACCGTCCGCGCGCCGAGGATCACCGAGGTCACCGCCGGCCGATCCGAGAGCCAGCGGAGTGCGACCTGAGACATGCTGGCACCTGTCTGCTCCGACACGGTCTGCACCGCGTCGATGATCCGCCACGTCTGCGGGTCGGCGTTGCGCTCCTCCCACGCCTCCATGCCGCGCTTCGGGTTCTCACCGAGGCGCGTGGCGCCCGTCGGCGCCTCGTCGCGGCGGTACTTGCCGCTGAGCCAGCCACCGCCGAGCGGCGACCAGGGAAGCAGCCCCACTCCGCCGTCGAGTGCGGCGGGGACGATCTCGTGCTCGATGCCGCGCACGATGAGGCTGTACTGCGGCTGGAGCGTGACCGGGGGCGCCCAGCCGCGCGCCTTCGCCACCTCCACGGCCTTGGTCAGCTGCCAGCCGAGGTAGTTCGAGAAGCCGTAGTACGAGATCTTCCCGGCCGTGACGGCGTCGTCGAGGAAGCGCAGCGTCTCCTCGATCGGGGTGAGGGCGTCCCAGGCGTGCATCTGGTACAGGTCGATGTGGTCGACCCCGAGACGCCGGAGCGAGTGATCGAGCGCCGCGCGGAGATGCGTGCGCGACAGGCCCAGCTGGTTGGGTGAGCCTCCCATCGGGAAGCGCCCCTTCGTCGCGATCACGACCGACTCGCGGGCGCCGGGGTTGCGCGCCAGCCAGCGCCCGATGATCGACTCCGAGGCTCCGGACGAGTAGACGTCGGCCGTGTCGACCAGGTTGCCGCCCGCATCGAGGTAGCGCTCCAGGATGCGATGCGAGGTCCGCTCGTCGGCCTCCGCGCCGAAGGTCATCGTGCCGAGCGCGAATTCCGACACGATCGTGCCGCTGTTTCCGAGGTTCCGTAGGTCCATACCGGCGAAGGTAGCCCTGCGACGGCGGATCGCCTACCGTCGGTGCGGTGAAGCTCGTCATGATCTCGGACACGCACATCCCCAAGCGGGCCCGCGCCATCCCCGCGCCGCTGCTCGCCGCGATCGACGAGGGCGACGTCGTCATCCACGCCGGGGACTGGGTCGACACGGCCACGCTCGACCTCCTGGAGGCGCGGGCGCGGCGCGTGATCGGGGTGTGGGGCAACAACGACGGCCCGGACCTCCGCGGCCGGCTGCCCGAGGTCGCACGGGTCGAGCTGGAGGGCGTGCGGTTCGCCGTCGTGCACGAGACGGGCCCGGCCTCGGGGCGCGAGCAGCGCTGCGAGACGGCCTTCCCCGGGGTCGACGTGCTCGTGTTCGGGCACTCGCACATCCCGTGGGACACCGTGACGCCGGGAGGGATGCGCCTCCTGAACCCGGGCTCGCCCACAGACCGGAGGCGGCAGCCGGCCGGGACCTACCTGACCGCGGTCGTCGAGGAGGGACGGCTCGCCGACGTCACACTGGTCCAGCTGACCCCGCCGACGCGGCCGGCGCGGCCGTGAGGAATCCGTCGACGAGCAGCCCCCGGACGCCCGACAGGAGTTCGCGGGAGAGCGCCTCCTCGTCGACGTCGAGCAGGTCGGCGAGAGCCGCAGCGATCGCCGCCACCGAGAGCTCCCCGTCGCAAGCGCCGACCAGGGCCGCGAGCGCCGTGCCGGCGTCGACGACCCTGCCGAAGCCTCCGCCCTGACGCAGCAGGATCGCCGTCGGCGCGTCCGCGCCGGGCCAGAGGTGGCGCTCCTCCGTGACGTCGGGCGCAACGGTCGGCCGCAGCCTCCCGAGACCGTCGTCGTCGAGCCGCGACTGCAGGTCGTGCGCGGCCAGCGCCTCCGAGAGGTGCACCCCGAGTCCCGCTTCGTTCGCGCCGAGGGAGCCATGGAGGCGCTCGTACCGTGCCAGCGTCGGCTCGGCTCGGGGGCTGCGGCGCAACAGTACGTATCCGAACCCGACCGAGACCACGCCGCGATCCTCGAAGTCGTCGAGCCAGGCGCCGAGGAGCGAGTCGAACTCGGGCGTGCCGGCGCGCGTCCCGCCGTCGCGGATCCACGTCTCGGCGTAGCGGACGGCGTCCTCGACGTCGCGCTCGACGACCCAGGCGTCGAGCGGGACCGGCGCCGCCTCGACCCAGCCGCGAACGCGGTCGAGCCCGCTGACCGTCCGGCCGGGGGCCTCCCGGGACTTCCTGGACTCCCAGTTGCCCAGCAACTGGGCGATGCCTCCCGGCGTCAGGTGCTCTCCGCAGGCGGTGACGAAGCGCTCGACCAGTCCGTCGCCGACCATGCCGCCGTCGCGGTACTCGTACGCGGGGACCCCCTCCGTGCGCGGCGTGATCACGAAGGGCGGGTTCGAGACGATGTGGTCGAAGCGCTCGCCCGCGACCGGCTCGAAGAGGCTGCCGAGACGGAACTCGATCCCCTCCACGGCGTTCAGCCGCGCATTGAACGCCGCGAACGCCAGTGCTCGCTCCGAGATGTCGGTCGCGACGACCCGCTCGGCGTGCCGGGCGGCGTGCAGGGCCTGGATGCCGCACCCCGTGCCCAGGTCGAGCGCCGAGGCGACGGGGCGCTGCAGCATGATCCCGCTCAGGGTGAGGGAGGCGCCTCCCACCCCGAGCATGTGGTCCTCCGGGAGGGCGTGGCCGAGCGCCACCTCGCCGAGATCGGAGGCGATCCACCACTCGTCGTCGCCGAGCGCGTCGGCGAAGGCGTAGGGGCGGAGGTCGACGAGGGGGGCGACCGTGAGGTCGGTGGTGCCGGGTTCCGTCGAGGGCTCGGCCCGGGTTTCGGTGCCGGGCTCGGCGGGGGTTTCGATGCCGGACGCGGCCGCGGTCTCGACGAGCCGGAGTTCGACCGCTCCGGCGACGCCGAGCGAGGGGAAGGCCCGCGCCGCCTCCCTCCATCCGACCGGCCTGCCGAGCACGAACAGCGCGGCGAGGGTGCCGAGCGGGCCGGCCTCGCGCCTGGCGAGGGCGCGCTCAGCCGGGAGGCGCTGGCCCCGGTGGAGCGCCTCCGCCGCCTCCTCGCCCCACAGGGCGGTGACCCCGGCGACGCCGAATCCGGCGGCTTCGAGGTCGGAGCGGAGGGCGGCGATCAGGTCGGGCCGGTCGGCGGGTGAGCTCACCGCTCCATTCAAGCAGGAGCACAATGGGCCGTGTGATCCGCAAGAGAGTCATCGTGACGGGCCGCGTGCAGGGGGTCGGGTTCCGGTGGGGCGCCCGCGAGGCCGCGGAGCGGTTCGGCGTCGCCGGCTGGGCGCGCAACCGCCTGGACGGGACGGTCGAGGTGGAGGTCGAGGGCGAACCGGAGAGCGTGGACCGCATGCTCGGCTGGCTGCGCTCCGGGCCTCCCGGTGCGTCGGTGGAGATGGTCGACGTGACGGATGCGAAACCGGACGGGGACGACCGGTTCCGCATCCGTCAGACCGTCTGACCCGGAATCGGGCCGGCGCGGGCACAATGGACGCATGACCCGCGCAACGCTGCTCACCGTGACCACGCCCACCGGGACCACCGAGCCCGGAGACACCGGCTTCACCGTCTCAGACTTCGGTGCGCCGCAGGTGCGCATCACCGACCTCGCCGTAACGCGCGGCGACGGCGTCTTCGAGACGATCGCGGTGATCAAGGGCCACCCGCAGGCGCTCGAGCCGCACCTCGCGCGGCTCGCGCACTCCGCGGCCCTCCTCGACCTGCCCGAGCCCGCGCTCGACGTGTGGCGGCTCGCCGTGCACGAGGGGGTCGCCGACTACCTGAGCCGCAACGGCGTGACGCTCGACGGGGAGGGGGCCGAGCTGTTCGCGAAGCTGATCTACTCGCGGGGCGTGGAGGGCACCGGGCGCCCGAGCGGCTGGATCTTCGTCGACAAGGGCGAGGACTTCACCGCCGACCGGCAGGGCATCCGCGTGGTGTCGCTCGACCGGGGCTACCGGCACGACGTGGCCGAGACCTCCCCGTGGCTGCTCGCGGGCGCCAAGACCCTCTCCTATGCCGTCAACCGGGCGGCCCAGCGGGAGGCGGTGCGCCGCGGAGCGGACGACGTCCTGTTCGTCAGCTCGGACGGCTTCGCGCTCGAGGGCCCCACCTCGAACGTCGTAATCCGGACCGGTGACGTGGTCCGGACCCCTCAGACCGACCAGGGCATCCTCGCCGGAACGACCCAGGCCGACGTCTTTGCCTTCTTCGAGGCGCGCGGACTGACCACCGAGTACGGCCGCATCACCCTCGAGGAGGTGGCGGCCGCCGACGCGATCTGGCTGGTATCGAGCGTCCGCCTCGCCGGCCCGGTGACGTGGCTCGACGGGCGCGACTACCCCGTGGACCACGCGCTCACCGACGAGCTGAACGCCTACCTGCTGGCGCGGACCGACTGAGCCCGGCGGGTCCGTCGCGTCGCGTCCCCGTCCTTCCCTCCCTCCCTCCCGCCTTCCTCCCTCCCCTCGTCCCCGGCGCCCACATTCGTGCCGAATGTGCCTCACGCCGGGCGCGTCCCCCACATTCGGCACGAATCCCGCGCCCCCGAGGCGCCCCGCGTACTTCCCCTCCCGCGTCCCCGGCGCCCACATTCGTGCCGAATGTGCCTCACGGGGCGCGCGTCCCCCACATTCGGCACGAATGCGGGGCCACCCCGTCGTCCCCGGGCTCGAGATTCGTGCCGAATGTGCGTTACGGGGCGCGCGTCGCCTACATTCGGCACGAATCCCGCGCCCCGTGGGCGCCCCGAGGGCGCCGCCGAGGGCGCCGGGATTCGCGGAGGTCGGACCCACCGCTTAGGCTGTACGAACCGCTTCGGCAGGGCCGCCGGGCGGAGTGCCGCGGAGGGAGGGGCGATGACGGAGCACGTGCCACGGAGCATCGAGGTGATGCGCCAGCAGGCGCGCGACGAGCTGGCCGCCATCATCGAGCACCGCTGCCGCGCGGGCGAGGATCCGTGGCAGTTCATCCCGGACCTCCCGAGCGTCGACGAGCAGGTCGTCATCTCGCTGCGGTCCGGTGCCATCGAGCAATTCGACCTCGCCGAGGAGCAGTCGCGCGCGCACCACCCGTCTGCCGGGCGCGAGACGTTCGCCCGGTTCGAGTACGGTGTCCTCCGGCGGATCGCCCTGGAGCACCCCGAACTGAGCGAAGCCGTCTGGGGGATGCTCGACCGCGTCGAGCGCCGCTGAATCCCCCACGCCGCTCAGGCCATCGCGGCCGGGTCCGTGACCGGCAGCCGGCACACGAAGTCGCGGCAGAGGTAGCCCGTCGGGAGGCCGTCCCGCGACGCGCGCCCCTCGAACAGCTCGAACCCGTCCGCCGCGAAGGCCGCGGCCGCGGCATCGTCGACGACCGCCACCAACGGAGCCTCCTCGCGCCGCGCAGCGGCGAGCAGCCCCTGCGGGTCCGGCACATCCGCCTCCACCCCACCGCCGCCCCTCGGCACGACGACCACCAGCTGCACGACCTCCCCTGCCAGCCGCGACATGAGCGTCAGCGATGCCCCGAAAGCACTCGGCGAGTCGAGGGCCGGAGCGGCGACGAGCCGCATCGCCTCCCGGGCCGCCCGCTCGTAGCGCCGCTCCCCCGTCATCAGGTACAGGAGGTGCGACGCGGTCGCCATGGACGACAGCCCGGACGGGTAGGCGCCCTCCGACGGATCCACCCGCACCGCGAGCCCCGTCGCGGTGAGCACGGGGTCCGTTCCTCCGGGCGTCTCGAACGGGCACGCCTCCGCCGTGCGGGCCGCGTCGAGGCAGAGGTCGACGAGGTCGCGGGCCGCCGACGCCGCAGCGGGGTCTCCGTCGGCCGCGGCGAGCTCGAGGAGGCCCCAGGCCAGGCCCCCGTAGTCCTCGAGCGTGGCGCCCGCCTCCGACGCCCGGCCGTCGAGCGACACGCGAAGGAGCGTTCCGTCCTCACGGCGGTGGTGGTCGAGGAGGAAGAGCGCCGCCTCCCGCGCGGCCGCCAGCCAGGCGGGGCGGGCGAGGATCCGCGCCGCCCGCGCGAGGGCCGCGATCGCGAAGCCGTTCCACCCCGTCAGCACCTTGCCGTCGACGGGAGGCGCCTCCAGTCGCGCTCGCTCCGCGACACCGCTCGTGTAGTAGGCGCCCTCGACCCGTGCGCCGTCGATGGTGCTCTCCGAGTCCTGGGCCGAGCCGAAGCCGCCGCCGCGTCGCCGGAGCACCCCGAGGAGGAACCGCACGATCCCGTCGGCGGCCTCTTCGGCCCAGTCGGCGCCGGTCTGCTGCCACGCGGTCGAGTAAGCGTCGAGCAGCAGCGCGTTGTCGTACAGCATCCGCTCGTAGTGCGGCTCGCTCCAGTCGCGCCGCGTGGCGTAGCGGAAGAAGCCGCCGTCGACGGGGTCACGGAGGGGCGATGCGGCCATGCACTGGAGCGTCCGTAACCCGAGCGACCGCCCGCTCGGGCGCGTCAGAAGGAAGCCGAGCACGGGAGCGACGGGGAACTTCGGCGCGGTGCCGAACCCGCCGAACTCCGGGTCCTCCGCCCGCTCCAGGAGGCCGACGGCGGCATCGAGGTCGTGCATCGTCGGCAGATCGGACTGCTCCTGGGCCGCCCGGGAAGCCGCCGCCATCGCCTCGGCGACGGTCCCGGCGTCGCGGTCGACGTCGGTGCGGCGCTCCGTCCAGGCGTCCCAGACGGCGTCGAGCACCTGCCGGAACGACGCCCGGCCGCCCGTCGGCACAGGAGGGAAGTAGGTCCCGGCGAAGAAGGCGCGCCCGCTCGGCGTCGCGAACACGGTGAGCGGCCAGCCGAGGTTCCCGGTGAAGGCGCTCGCGGCGCTCAGGTAGGCCGCGTCGACCTCCGGGTGCTCCTCCCGGTCGACCTTGATCGCGACGAAGCGCGAGTTCAGCTCCGCGGCGAGTTGCGGGTCGCTGAAGCTCTCGCGGGCCATGACGTGGCACCAGTGGCAGGTGGCGTACCCGATCGACACGACGATCGGCACGTCGCGCCGGCGCGCCTCGGCGAAGGCCTCGGCTCCCCACGGGAACCAGTCGACGGGGTTGTCCGCGTGCGCGCGGAGGTACGGGCTGATCGCGTCGGCCAGGCGGTTCGGCATGCGCACACCCTACGACCGGCGCGGTCGCTCCGGCACCGGCCGGGTCTCCGAGCCGGGGCCGTCGGAGGCCGCTGGTAACGTGACGACCTATGGTTTCTCACGCACACACCCCGCTCCTGACCCTGAACAACGGCACGACCATCCCCCAGCTCGGCTTCGGAGTCTTCCGTGTAGACCCCGCCGAGACGACCCGGATCGTGACGGACGCGCTCGAGGTCGGGTACCGCCACATCGACACCGCGGCGATCTACGGCAACGAGGAGGGGGTCGGCCGGGCCCTCGCGGAGTCCGGCATCGCCCGCGACGAGCTGTTCGTCACGACGAAGCTCTGGAACGACCGCCAGACCGACGCGGAGGCGGCGTTCGACGAGTCGCTCGGCAAGCTCGGGCTCGACTACGTCGACCTGTACCTCATCCACTGGCCGACCCCGCAGAAGGACACCTTCGTGCAGGCGTGGCAGTCGCTGGAGAAGATCTACGCCTCCGGCCGCGCCAAGGCGATCGGCGTCTCCAACTTCCTCGTCCCGCACCTCGAGAAGCTGCTCGCGAACACCGACGTGGTGCCCGCCGTCAACCAGATCGAGCTCCATCCGGCGCACCAGCAGCCCGAGGTGACGGCGTTCTCGCGGGAGCACGGCATCGAAATCGAGGCCTGGGGGCCGCTCGGCCAGGGCAAGTACCCGCTCTTCGAGGCACCCGAGGTCGCCGGCCCGGCGGAGGCGCACGG is a window from the Leifsonia sp. AG29 genome containing:
- a CDS encoding metallophosphoesterase family protein — protein: MKLVMISDTHIPKRARAIPAPLLAAIDEGDVVIHAGDWVDTATLDLLEARARRVIGVWGNNDGPDLRGRLPEVARVELEGVRFAVVHETGPASGREQRCETAFPGVDVLVFGHSHIPWDTVTPGGMRLLNPGSPTDRRRQPAGTYLTAVVEEGRLADVTLVQLTPPTRPARP
- a CDS encoding DUF7059 domain-containing protein; protein product: MSSPADRPDLIAALRSDLEAAGFGVAGVTALWGEEAAEALHRGQRLPAERALARREAGPLGTLAALFVLGRPVGWREAARAFPSLGVAGAVELRLVETAAASGIETPAEPGTETRAEPSTEPGTTDLTVAPLVDLRPYAFADALGDDEWWIASDLGEVALGHALPEDHMLGVGGASLTLSGIMLQRPVASALDLGTGCGIQALHAARHAERVVATDISERALAFAAFNARLNAVEGIEFRLGSLFEPVAGERFDHIVSNPPFVITPRTEGVPAYEYRDGGMVGDGLVERFVTACGEHLTPGGIAQLLGNWESRKSREAPGRTVSGLDRVRGWVEAAPVPLDAWVVERDVEDAVRYAETWIRDGGTRAGTPEFDSLLGAWLDDFEDRGVVSVGFGYVLLRRSPRAEPTLARYERLHGSLGANEAGLGVHLSEALAAHDLQSRLDDDGLGRLRPTVAPDVTEERHLWPGADAPTAILLRQGGGFGRVVDAGTALAALVGACDGELSVAAIAAALADLLDVDEEALSRELLSGVRGLLVDGFLTAAPAASAGSAGPV
- a CDS encoding acylphosphatase, whose amino-acid sequence is MGRVIRKRVIVTGRVQGVGFRWGAREAAERFGVAGWARNRLDGTVEVEVEGEPESVDRMLGWLRSGPPGASVEMVDVTDAKPDGDDRFRIRQTV
- a CDS encoding aminodeoxychorismate lyase produces the protein MTRATLLTVTTPTGTTEPGDTGFTVSDFGAPQVRITDLAVTRGDGVFETIAVIKGHPQALEPHLARLAHSAALLDLPEPALDVWRLAVHEGVADYLSRNGVTLDGEGAELFAKLIYSRGVEGTGRPSGWIFVDKGEDFTADRQGIRVVSLDRGYRHDVAETSPWLLAGAKTLSYAVNRAAQREAVRRGADDVLFVSSDGFALEGPTSNVVIRTGDVVRTPQTDQGILAGTTQADVFAFFEARGLTTEYGRITLEEVAAADAIWLVSSVRLAGPVTWLDGRDYPVDHALTDELNAYLLARTD
- a CDS encoding thioredoxin domain-containing protein, with translation MPNRLADAISPYLRAHADNPVDWFPWGAEAFAEARRRDVPIVVSIGYATCHWCHVMARESFSDPQLAAELNSRFVAIKVDREEHPEVDAAYLSAASAFTGNLGWPLTVFATPSGRAFFAGTYFPPVPTGGRASFRQVLDAVWDAWTERRTDVDRDAGTVAEAMAAASRAAQEQSDLPTMHDLDAAVGLLERAEDPEFGGFGTAPKFPVAPVLGFLLTRPSGRSLGLRTLQCMAASPLRDPVDGGFFRYATRRDWSEPHYERMLYDNALLLDAYSTAWQQTGADWAEEAADGIVRFLLGVLRRRGGGFGSAQDSESTIDGARVEGAYYTSGVAERARLEAPPVDGKVLTGWNGFAIAALARAARILARPAWLAAAREAALFLLDHHRREDGTLLRVSLDGRASEAGATLEDYGGLAWGLLELAAADGDPAAASAARDLVDLCLDAARTAEACPFETPGGTDPVLTATGLAVRVDPSEGAYPSGLSSMATASHLLYLMTGERRYERAAREAMRLVAAPALDSPSAFGASLTLMSRLAGEVVQLVVVVPRGGGGVEADVPDPQGLLAAARREEAPLVAVVDDAAAAAFAADGFELFEGRASRDGLPTGYLCRDFVCRLPVTDPAAMA
- a CDS encoding aldo/keto reductase, which codes for MVSHAHTPLLTLNNGTTIPQLGFGVFRVDPAETTRIVTDALEVGYRHIDTAAIYGNEEGVGRALAESGIARDELFVTTKLWNDRQTDAEAAFDESLGKLGLDYVDLYLIHWPTPQKDTFVQAWQSLEKIYASGRAKAIGVSNFLVPHLEKLLANTDVVPAVNQIELHPAHQQPEVTAFSREHGIEIEAWGPLGQGKYPLFEAPEVAGPAEAHGKTPAQVVIRWHLQTGNIVFPKSNRRERMAENFDVFDFELTADEVAAITAMEREGRVSAHPDEVN